The Daucus carota subsp. sativus chromosome 2, DH1 v3.0, whole genome shotgun sequence genome includes a window with the following:
- the LOC108208084 gene encoding late embryogenesis abundant protein At1g64065: MREDDESQVSPLTASEIYLRSDERSSSSSAPYHGPRHQQETSKLIVYVLITFASFMTIFIIFGSIFFLARSPKARLRSVTITNLQANSNASSFNNTNLATLNMTMTGEITIDNGKNFGRFELENHKASVIYENVSMGEGDVFGGNFGAGKTGSRNITVQVRSNEYLSNNTNFKREIESGFVSLISYGRLRGKVHVTDVIKKHKIAVLNCTMTLNLRDKAIQDLVCT, from the coding sequence ATGCGTGAAGATGATGAAAGTCAGGTCTCACCTCTGACAGCATCCGAAATATATTTACGAAGCGACGAaagatcatcatcatcatcagcaccATATCATGGTCCGCGGCACCAGCAGGAAACCAGCAAACTGATTGTTTATGTCCTGATAACATTTGCCTCCTTCATGacaattttcataattttcggTTCGATATTCTTCCTAGCCAGGTCTCCAAAAGCCAGGCTTCGGTCAGTGACCATCACAAACTTACAAGCAAACAGCAACGCGAGCTCCTTCAACAACACGAATCTTGCTACACTGAACATGACAATGACAGGTGAAATCACTATCGATAACGGCAAAAATTTTGGCAGATTCGAACTGGAGAACCATAAGGCTAGCGTTATCTACGAAAATGTGAGCATGGGTGAGGGAGACGTTTTCGGTGGAAATTTCGGAGCTGGAAAAACTGGATCGAGGAATATTACGGTGCAAGTGAGGTCAAATGAATATTTGTCGAATAATACGAATTTTAAGCGAGAAATCGAATCAGGGTTTGTGAGCTTGATCAGCTATGGGAGGTTGCGAGGTAAAGTTCATGTCACAGATGTTATTAAAAAGCACAAAATTGCGGTATTGAATTGTACGATGACCttgaatttgagagacaaggCAATACAAGATTTGGTTTGTACGTAA